The window CTTTCTGATTCTCTTTGCTGGTCGATTATGTGCTAATTTGCTATGAATTTTGTTTTTGATTTCCAATTCAAGAATATGTTAATCTTGCTATGAATTGCTTATTTTTGCATGTTTGAATCTTCCAATGTTGAAATCGATCTTGGTGGTTGAATCATGTAGATAAGTGTTCAATGATGATCAATTGCTATTTGTTCATTGTTTATGCTTGAGTTGAAAGtacaaaatcatttttttttaatttcaggcTTTTTTCTccaatttgaacaatcataaaaGCTTTATACAAGCTCGGAATGATgcaattttttttcaaactttACTATTCTGTATTGTCTACGTTTTAGAATCGGAAAACAACTTAATTGGTTAAGTTTTGATTGACTTATACAGCCACAAACAGGAGCTGTTATGATTGCTGCATAATATTTAAGcactttttataaattttgtcCAACTTTGAACCATCATAAAAGCTTTATAAAAGCTCAGAATGAtgcgatttttttttcaaactgtaCTTCTCTGTCTTGTCTATGTTTTAGAATCGAAAAACGGCTTGATTGGTTAACTTTTGGTTGTCTTATACAACCACAAACAGGAGCTATTAAGATTGTTGTATGATATTTCAAGCATCTATTATGTAAATTATTTTTGTAGACATGACAGGGCGAAACAAACACACATGGACTACTGAAGAGGCTGCAAAGTTAATTGAGGCATTGTTGGAGTTACATGTATCGGAAAAGTATGGTGGTGCCGACAACGGATTCAAACCCGGGTATTTGAAGACAGTGCAACAATTACTAGATGTAAGTCTTTCTAACTCGGGTTTGAAAGCAGAGCCTCGTATTAAATCGAAGATGAAGACATGGAAAAACCATTTCAACATCGTGCATGTCATGGTATATGGAATAAACATGAGTGGATTCGACTGGGATACGGATAAATGTTGTGTTACTGTCAATGCTGAAGTGTGGGATGAATACATAAAGGTACTACAATGATGATGTTTGTAGTATTTTTAGCACCATTAAAATATATTGTGAATGAATAGTAACCAATTAATTTTGTGCCATTCTTGTAGAGTCATAAAGATGCTGCATGTTTTCGCGATAAACCATTTCCTCAATTTGATAACTTATGTAAAATATTTGGGAAGGATAGAGCTACTGGTCATGGAGCTACTGATCTTGGAGAAGATGTGACTGAAGAGACACAAAGAAACTCACATGTTGATGTGGAAGGGTTGGAAGAGATTGTTGAAGAGACGCAACAAATTGCTCGTGTCAATAGTAAACGCAAAAGGCCTCCAACGGATGACACAGAAAGCTCTTATAAGGAAGCAACGAAAGAAATGAAAGAGACTTTCAAGGAGTTGGTGAAAAACTTAATCAAACAATATTCAATATAGGAAGACAAGAAAATAAGGAGACATGTGATATGATAGATAAAGTTATCGTTGATATACAACACATGCCAAATATCAATGTCAAACAGCGAATTGAGGCGATTGACATGTTTAGCAAAGATCAATTTCGTGCTTGAGCGTTTTTTAAGATGACAGAAGAAGAAAAGATTTGTTACATGAAAATGATTGGGGATGGCTCAATATCATGATTATGTTATTttgattaatgtttttttttagtttttttcgaATATTAAAGTCTACTCTTTGCACATTCTGTATTTGACATAGTTATGTTTTTtagttgttaggaatattgaATTATAGTTTTTTGCATATATCCTACATTGGACATAGTTTTTGAATAGTACAATttgcatattttttttaaatctatttgTAAGATATTCTTTTATATTAGAAATATATTTTCCAACAGAATatgtataaaaaataatattaattgattagaaaataaattatttagtaacaattaatattataataaaaaaattaaaaacataaaaaatgcaTATTTTGATTAATTAAGATATACATCATAatgcatttttataaaaaatgttgtttgaaaatgaataaactagataaaaaaaaactcatttccaTTTCATTGATTAATACAACCAAACAAGAGAAATGGTTCTCAAAAACATTTCTCTAGAGGATGATTCATGATAAGTTTTTCATTTCAACAAAGGCTTTTTAGGTTTACCGAAGACGTTGATGATTCAATATAAGTTTTTAATGAGCGATATGTGGCACATAAGGGATGAAACAAGCATGAACAATTATAATGGGCGAAACATACAAACTGTAATAATCATTATAGTCGTCATAAGTTCATAATCCATGGACCATACAAGAGGCCATGGACATGCAAGGGACGTGAGGCATGAAACAtgcatataaaacatataaaacatacaaAAGTCCATAAGTGATGAACATCTAAGTAACTGAACCACACAAAGTCTGAAAGTCATCCTGTTTACGAACCTCATTAGTCATTTCATCATCAAAGCATCAAAGCATCATAATAGCCATAAAATCATCATCAAATCACCATTCAATAGTGTAGATTGAACAAAAACTATGTTAAACCGAAAAATACCAAAATGCTAGGTCTTTTGTGAAGATGATATTTGGtcttttgtgaaaaactaaaaaagtttaAGCCAACGTTAAAGTTAATCAAGAACCTGCTAACTTTGTCAAACGGAAAAGACATACTTAAAAGTTTTCATTAAAAAAAGTTGAATGTTTAGATTTAAAccagaaaaatagaaaaatattagATCATTTATGAAAAATATTTACTATTTAGGTTTAaatcaaaaattttgaaaaaatgcTTTTAGCTTGTCTAGTTCATTCATGTTGTCATAGTTAAAACTCTTTATCCCTTTATGTATTCGAAATAACATGCGTTATATTATTAGTTTAttctaaaattaacatttttgGCAAAAGATTTTCTGTTTGTTGGATTTAtataacaacaatatattttGAATAAATCTCGTAACTAGATAGGTCTAAAATATTAAATACCAAAACAAACATAAAACAACCACTTTAATAATCCAAAAATACACAAAAACCTAAAAAGTATATTCTTTTTCTAGGCTCCATATTGACAAACGTTCCGTTGAATAGAAAACTATTTGAATAAGACCAATGCAAAGAATTTTGATTTTCTTTACATTTTTTTATATGGAAGCGCATATTGATTCGGGAAAACTAGAGATAGGTTTGGTCAGCCATGAGTAATTTTtcagttagtttttttttttttaagaaaacttttatttttttctgTATCTAGATATAAAATTTTATGTCATTTGAACTTGAGATTACTCTTTTAAATCTTTTAGACGGTCAAGTATGTTAAATTGACTCTTAGGATGGCCAGAACGGTGAGCGTGTTGAACAAAGTTTTGGGACGTATCGTCAGTATCTCCATGAAGATCATTTTCATCATGAAGACACATCTTAGTTGTGTGTTATTCACTTGGCTATATAACATGCTTATTTTCTCTCTCTTTAGACTCTCTTTCTTTATACGTTTCAAGCATTGGTTACTTGTAAATAATTCATTAAAATTTGTAccaaattagttatatatatatttttaattagtttggtatgtttttaatatctttattaattaatttgtatGATTCTTTGTATTTGTTTTAAAGCTAAAAATTAAATGACTTGGAAGTGATAGAAATATAGACTTTCATGTGTTAGGGAGGACGAAGTCGAGGTTGGGCTCGTCGGTGGTTTCGGGTGGTATCGTCGGGTCATGGCCCCTTCAATGGTGGGTTCCAGCGGTTTAGGAAGGTAGGAGCTCTTATGTGGGTTGGTGAACCCACttcatgtaacatccataaaattcataaaaaattgaatttttcaaacaattccacaaaccataattgtttacaaaatagtttcgaaaacatgtttattatcagagttttcccaagatCATAGAACAAaacacgaggaggtgcacgatcatacatttgccttcccacgatcatctgagatacctaaaacataacccaaaactataagctcaaagcttagtgagttctcccaaaataccaacacaacaCAAACCAGCATAATCAcaataaacaacatgcatacagagccttcaggcTGACTAGAACGCCCTACCGACCTGCAGTCTACCTGGTATGCTCATAGAACCTACAACATGACTGGTACGCCACACCGAGCCTTCAGCATATCTGGAACGTTCTTCGGGCCTTCGTcttgactggtacgccccactgACCTTTAGTCTATTCGGGACGCCTTGGGTCTGTTGgctttcagcacaaagcaggaccgcctcaacccaaccatacacaCACCACGTCGACACAaaatatataacagataatcatacaaTTAACCAGTCAATAACAAGCAGACAGATCTTacaaatcactaagcatagcctcatcctatctaccaggatacaaatctaacagatcactacaatacTCAATCATACGATAATCagaataacaatccaaagggtcggccttggtgctttcgacccgtaagtacagtgaggaaaaatcaCCTCACAACTGGATAGAACTGATGAGGCCCGTCTCTGAATCTCAACTCTCAACACAAAAGCTAAAtccaccaagtgaccaattccatcaaaatcctaaaatactcaaatgcCCTCAaaatcaaacttggtcaaactcaAAGACAACAAGTCAAGATCAAGTGGTCAAACCCAATAAACCAACTGAGTCAACCCAGtcgagtcaacccaaccgagtcaagTCAACAAGGGATGACTCATGCGAGTATGTGGGACATATCTAgaagtacgcttagcatacgtaAAGCCTCGTATTGACCAGGTTACGGGGTGGTTGAACAAGTACGCAGGGCATAGTCCCACCTACGCGAGGCGTACCCTCACAAATCCTAcaacttcattaagtgcttaatggcttaagcactcaaGCCCAAACTTCAAATCTATGGTCCAAATGCACCCTAGAGTCATATAGTCTCAagctttatgactttacatgtccaaaaagtccttaatacaaggtcttaattgtaacatcccaaaatccataGCCAAAAATTTCAACTTTAATCAAGTAAGTATAAAACCAGTAGTATGAAACATCCATAATGTTAACTCATTTCATAATAAAAAACCAATatttcaaataaataaaacatgtcATAGAAAAGTATTATTAGAGTACAAGTCCCAAAGATCTCATAATGCAAAAATCATAACGTGATGTGCTGCGATCCTGCCGGCTTCGTTCCTTTTGaaaaagaagtacctgaaaccaaaactgtaaatcgtaagcacgaagcttagtgagttctcccatcataccacataaacacatactgccagacatatttaggtgcccgacctaccctgatgagcatatatgggtgctcaacctacctaTGTTAGGCATATCGgagtgcccaacctacccctgtCAGACATACTAGGTGTCCAACCTACCactgtcaggcatatatgggtgcccgacctaccctccggattatctcaaccggttatagggactatttcacccctaccactaccacataataacatatcataaacatacttcTAGGCATATCTGAGTACTTTTTaccctttcggtctctttcaaccggtaactggggactatttcacccctcctaccactatcacataagaTCATAaaatactagcacataaagcataacaggtagtggcataccagacaattattacaaagacaatcatcccaactataatcaactactagtgggccgtcattggtgccttcgacccacttctactggaaggtaactcacctcgaatgttgaaGCTCATTGCCCGAACTCCCTAGCTGCTGCCCTGACGACTTCCTAAACTAACAATTTCCAACACAATATCTAATTAGCAACTAGGTTCTAAACCATGAACCATAATCCAAATCTtggggtaaattgaccattttacccctagcccAACAAGACTAActaaggcccaagcccaaaaccatTAAGGTCCAAAACCATAATATCCATAAAAGCCCAATGTATGGCCGAATTTCCAATTGGTCCCCATTCCTTCGCACGGGCCTCAACCTAGAGCCCAATAATGCTTTTCTAGTCCAAAAggtccaagtcaaagtcgaagtcaacgctccgagttgactcaacttgtCGACTTTGctcttcaactcgctgagttctcaTGAATCTCAATATCGTGACTTTtcgcatcaactcgtcgagtactccctcaactcatcgagtttttcaTTTTCAGAGTCGGGACatttcaagaacaactcgccgagttcttcggTCTGTTAAGcccatcttaatggattaagctcctatcattcatatctaagctccatacTTTATATTCATACTGAAAATgtacttttaagggtaaagtttccaactttacccgttaatacccTTTCTTAATGGATTTAGCTCAAATCCTAACTCGTTAAGacctagatcttggtccacaagccatcAGTACTCCATACTAAGGCATATACACAGAGATCTAGACCCTGTGTACTTCATATATACGTAAAGCTTCTAACTTTCCTTCCATGAATGGCctttttggagcttaaaaggccaaaatgacatcctaaagcttgcatggggATTCAATAGCCATAacgtttgcacctttatgcaatGAAAGCCCTCCATGGTTCTAGATCTGAAATtatactcacttgggacgtccatttcccaaggaTCATGCTTCTTGGACGAAACATTCAATAAAGTGATAATAGGGAGATCTAAGAATTCACTAAGCAAGTTTGATACTTGCTTACCAAAAAATGCTGCAAATGGGGTGGAGTTTCTGGTTCTGTAATCTCCTTCTTGAGTCCTCAAGCTTCTCCTTCATCCTCAGGCTTCACAAGAACAAGATTTCTCTCAAAAATAGCTCACACGCTCACACAAcgcattagggtttcgagatctagggtttgggaCCTGGAGGCTGGAAAGGAGGATAACCTATGGAgcttaaagtgtttaaatagggtgtaaaacccttaaaattagggtttcatctttcaacgccaactcgtcgagttggacctCCCAACTCGTCGAATTGGTCTTCCAAAATGCGCATGACCCATATTCCTACTTGTCGAGTTTTTCCTTAAACTTGGCAAGTAGACCTTTAGAATCGATGttttatttccataattaccccTCTAAATTCCAGGTGTTacattaatccattaagaccctccACAAGATGCATAAGACACTTCTAGCCATTGGGACCTTATTTTTATGACTAAGGACCCCTCcaaagggtctgaaaggacaactcaaaacaTCCAGAACATGCCATGCTAGAGATGGAgcatttgggaccaaaaagaagCATAAAAACACCCAAATATGAGTTCTAGCAAACAAGtcatcaaggtatgaactttataccttgagATGAGGGAGAAAAGAGCAAAACTTCTAGATCCAATCCTTGCTTCAAGCTTCCAAGCTTCTTGATGCAACTCCTTCTTCCTTTCACATACTAAAAACACACTCTTGAGCTCAAAACACACACTAAGAGCTAGGGTTTTGCAAAAACATCTCAAAAGGGTTTGGAGGCTGAAAAGGTGGAGAGAAATGAGctataaggatgcttaaatacctcctaaaccctaaaacttagggtttcctcctgaaattagtacgctcagcatacacaagtgtacgcccagcatactagggcgCTCTCTAGTATGTTCAACGTACCCTTTTGTACGCTTCGCGTACACCTCCTGCCCGAAATTACAATATTACTCATAGGGCTTCAAGGCACCTTCTCTTGGACTTTGGGACCAAAATGATGTAACGTCTGTTCCAGGTAtcatttatttttcaatttttaaggGTTTTgcactgggactcgacgagttggggagcccaacttgacgagtagagaTCGATATTAGACGCAGGACTTAGGGTCTACTCGATGATTTGGAAGGCCCCAACTGAATGAGTAGGCACTGTAAATGAAACCCATAATTTTCatgggtttgtaccctatttaaagaccttatggGTAACTTATGGCCTCCCTCATCTCCTTAACtgtccagagagaaaccctagctgTTCTTTTGTGCCTTCTTGAGTATGTGTGAGCTTTGGAGGGTGAATATTGAGCTTtttggaaggaaacttaaagattCAAGATATTAAAGTGAGGAAAGGGCTATAGATCCGACATCTACCTGGTGTTAGCATCCATTTGGAGATAAAAAGTTGCTACTTTGATCTCTATTTGCTTAGATCTCATCTTTGGAATGTATATGGTCACTTTTGGTGCAGAATGGTGtcattgtaacatccagatttccaaGTATCATAAATTaagtatttattttgattcaaggaGAGGgagtcgacgagttgacgcctaaactcgtcgagtaggatcgcgattgccgactaggattaatgaatggactcaacgagtcggagaGCCGACTCGACGACTCCACGTTGTggatagaaaccctaaatccttgagcctgtaccctatttaagggatcttgtggccctcatttgcggccaccttcacccttgagagcaccaaagaaCCTAAGAGCATTATGAGTGAGAAAAGAAGCCATTTTCTTCATTTTTAGTGTGATTTTtgcaagaaagaaggaaggagggcAAGCTAGACAGActgaggagctcagatctactgccaTTTGATCAGAAGAGGTTGCTAGAGGTATAAATCTATGCTCATTCTCATGTATATGGTGAtctacttgaatctagggttttcttatgcCTTCTTTAGCTTGGATTCGAAGCATATGAGGTCCCAAGGTGGAATTCTTCTCAGATCTGGAcattaagaggtccagagagtcctatCTATCCTGCTTTATGTTATTCCTTTGGAGATAtgaacctaggttgccattttagaagctatttcaccaaaagaagccctatgagtgttgcatgagtgtaaaggttgggcctttacgtgattattgtgtATTGGAAgttcagatctataggttagagaagcatatctgaccttagaaggtattttgagtgttgccatggggGAAACTTGTCgtgtccataaggggactcgacgagtcgagtcgggttgccccgcgattcgtgaccagtggtaacccgtcgagtgaaaggttaactcgacgagtcgagtgaggattTATGAGGATTAAGAGGACAcacatggactcgctgagtcacacgagtgcactcgacgagtttgttcaaagtttgaccgttgactagggttaacttcagttgaccttagggttttggtcaagctggttcaagagaggtcagggaggggtagaatggtcttctacccattctttagaAATGAGGACAAGAgaaagtattgattagagatgttattaCGTTGATAGGAGGAGGATTGGTCGAGTTATCGAGCATGAGAGGTTATCCGACATTGTacgaggtgattcttctcactatactttacctagagtggtaattatgtgtgaccggaaggtcttacgtgttatgatgagtatgtgatgtatgctgttatatgatatgtatgtgctatgttatgttatgagtattatgatatagaccggaaggtcaacagtgtatggaccgagaggtcaacagtgtatggaccggaaggtcaagatgatacggaccggaaggtcagagaaGTGAGACCGGTAGGTCTACCAGGACTATGGGACGGAAGTCCcatgagacacattgaccggaaggccTTGTAGAGTATTAGCCTTGAGTGgcatatatgttgtatgtggtattttggggaactcgctaagcatttatgcttactgtgttgtgtgatatgtgtttcagataccagcgaggatcgcaggaaggcgccagcatgatccgtacacactgataGAGATTAAAGTGTTTGATATTCTGGGACATGTTTTCTGAGATAACATTTGAGacaacgagttttgaaattgtttttatgaaatttattatgtttggaaatgaaaaattgttttggaaattcacgttgttacaagttggtaccagagccttggtttgagggattcggatgcaccttcgggtgtatttgaacttaaactaaggatttgagaaagtttttcattaaagaaacaatttttttaaaagtaaagGAATGTGAGGACAgcggaaagaagcagtgtgtacgatcagccagcgcccgaacggtgatttcccaaaatacccttacattatgttttatgagatatgatatgatatgttatgcatgctagagtaggctaggtattctttttaggactagagtggcctaatttgtgattccttagcctaggagattactgctgctatgagatgcttcgagagtgagtaggtagcagtgaggagcttatgagaagtctaccgaagggtagcctatgcttagcgagatgtagagtacttgtgatctgggatcctaggaggaggacttggaatgaatgccgatgcggtgtggaagggagtatagggcccatactactgaaaccaccggatcagtgcacagtccaagtaagaatctttaggGTACTAggaaacaagtagggttgagttatcgagtgcgagtatacttgagcgagtctctgatatttttatgtcaTATTTCAGAGACATCGTGGTTGGCACACGCCACAGACCAGAGACCAGCgacgtgagtgacgaggagcttcgtcagatgatccacgatgaggtagCTGCGACTATCCgagcagagataccggagatgtttgggtctattaagaccatgttgattgagacattcgatgagcgatACCCCCCGGTTaatgaggctgcagccgctgcagctacggcagctgttgctgctgctagacctcagggggtgactcgttgctgttctggGAGTTctgcaacacgaagccaccatagtttgatgggacgcaggatccgattgctacgatgagatggatttatgacattgagggatgcttctacacctgttcATGTCCGGAGAATCTGAGGGTACGATTCGCATTGAACCAGCaccgcttgggagtgaaggattagtggaagtttgtgacgacagatctcactcttgcagagattacaacggtgacctgggagaggttcaccaccatgttcataGACGAATATGTTCCCTTggtggagagggagcggttgGCACAGGAGTTCTTGCCTCAAGCAAGGAACTAAGTTAgcgacagtgattacgaggatgtttcatgagagggcattgTTTTTCCCTGAGCACATGTCGACCGAGCAGGCacatatgagccgatatctgagcatactaAGGAGAGACATTCGTGAGTTTGTGGAAAACTCGATGTACCATACATTTTACGAACTCCAAGAAAATGcttggaagagggagattgagctggagactcaggccagggaggaggcggagtctcagaggagggacaTGCGACCGATGCAGtttcagccggcagccaagtagGATAAGCCCGTCGATATGAGATCTGGAgcccagaagggccgcacttgtgggaagtgcagcaagggacatgatggagtgtgtcgatcaggtgcttgctacaagcgtggcaaggaggggcatatagccaagatTGCCcaaagggatttatggtttgctttcattgcaaccaaacgGGCCATCGGAATGCCGAGTGTCTGCGGCAGTTATAGGAATCAGCCCAAGgacctgcccctgctactgcaCGAACTGCTGAGGATCGGCCAgtaaaggccgaggcaccgaaggctcgcgggagagtcttccagttgacaacggaggaggtccgcgcagcgtccgatgtcgtggctggtatgtattctttcatttgttTATGCTGaattgagatattgtgcttatattatgatatgcataggtacttttcttgtgagttctgtacctgctttggtgttatttgactcgtgtgtgagtcgatcatttgtgtcgttagcgtttagtcagcacatcaataTTCgatgagaggcgttgagtcgacctctacgagtttccatagctgacgagcgagcggtgtatgttactgatgtgattcgaggatgtgtactcgatatcttcggtgttgagtacccgatagatctggtcccgattgcgatgggggacgtttgggttatagtgggtatggattggttgagccgatttggggagATTATAGACTGTGAGCGACagatggtgacgatacgagaccctagtgggggagtgctgactGTATATGGAGAGGGTACCTGATGTGGGTAAACATTTTGTTCGGTTTCCAGAGTGAGACAaagtttacagcagggctgcagcgggtttttagcttatgtgatggatacacgagtggccgcagagaggccgagttcggctgatgatgttccgatagtgcatgagttcccgtatgtttttcccgaggagttgttgggtgtgcctcctgagaggcaggtggagttccgcatcgatttggttctgggggcagcgtctatcgccaaggtgccttatcgccttgcgccgccagagatgcatgagttatcctcgtagcttcaagagttgttggggaaggggtttattcgaccgagtagctcaccgtggggagcgctgatccttttcgtcaagaaaaaggatggttcacaccgaatgtgcattgattaccgggagttgaacaagttgacggtcaagaatcatTACCCCTtttccaaggattgatgatctgttcgatcagttgcagggagcgtcttggttctccaagatagatttgaggtctggatatcatcaaatgagagtacgggatgaggatatccaaaagacggcatttaggactcgttatgggcattacgagttcatggggatgccttttgggctcaccaatgcaccgacaacgttcatggatctcatgaacagggtgtgcatgcCGATGTTGGATAGATCGGCAATCGTGTTCATTAAcaatattctggtgtattcgagatcccgagagcagcatgaggagcatttgagggagattctcggggttttgagatcagagaggcttgatgccaaattctccaagtgtgatttctggttacgagaggtccagttctttgggcatctcgttaatcagagtgggatattggtcgatgcggccaagattgaggcggtgatgagttgggaggtgtcgagaccCC of the Lactuca sativa cultivar Salinas chromosome 6, Lsat_Salinas_v11, whole genome shotgun sequence genome contains:
- the LOC111890585 gene encoding uncharacterized protein LOC111890585, with protein sequence MGECPVSCRFTFGYCVFLGNNIISWSSKRQATISRSSVEAEYRGVANAVVETSWLRNLLRKLHCPPIKATIVYCDNSKTDIVSKTSAEESNEAGGGGDMTGRNKHTWTTEEAAKLIEALLELHVSEKYGGADNGFKPGYLKTVQQLLDVSLSNSGLKAEPRIKSKMKTWKNHFNIVHVMVYGINMSGFDWDTDKCCVTVNAEVWDEYIKSHKDAACFRDKPFPQFDNLCKIFGKDRATGHGATDLGEDVTEETQRNSHVDVEGLEEIVEETQQIARVNSKRKRPPTDDTESSYKEATKEMKETFKELVKNLIKQYSI